TGACAGTGTTGACGAGTTGCTTGCTGAACACTGAAGTCTTTGGCAAGGAGATAACAGCTTTGACTacacatacaaatacacaaTAATCAACATATTGctggttttgttcttttttaaatgacattttcCGCCAATGAGAACTAATATACAGTTCCATCATCTTTATCCATGAAAAATCTTGCTCACAGCAATAATGTTAGCATTATGATACAGTAAAATTAGGTTTAAGTGCCTGATTTGGTGTCAGCTCGAATGTTATTCTGGCctagaaacacaaacaaatgatCAATCTCACATCTATTTAATGTTTTCCTCCATGAAGTCATTTCTCCTGGCAGCACAGTGGGAGGGAGACTCGGTTCAATAATGTGTCTTTCATCGCGAAGCTCTAATCAAGCCCCAAGGTCTCCTTCTGAATCTTGTCGCATTTCGGAACCTCATTTCCATTCCTTGTCCCCGAAGGCAAGGTAAAACAGTCCCGAGGTATATGGGCAAAGGCTCTGTACTTTGTACTGCATGAGTAGCCTTCACCTGCAGCCCGGTCAATTGATATGGAAATGACTGGGAGAGCCAAGTTTCTCTAACTGAAAGGAAATAATGGAGCATACACAGACATAAAAAGCAGAGCggtaaacagaaaaacaaaagaatgacAGTGATGACTGAAGCAAATCGGGCGCTAATCTAATCGTCAGCTTCATTTGCACTTTTCAAAGACAAGGTCACATGAGTCATCAAGATGGGGGGTGGGGAAGGACAACAAACAATCCTGCTGATAAGCGATtcgggaaaaaaaaatgttacatcaAGTTAAGATGAGTGCTAAAAACTCTGCAATTCAAGGCTTGCAAAACTTTGATGTTATCTTAAAAGCATTTGCATCATAatcaaaaaacatcaaataggCTGAAAATTTAGTCACAAAGGACTGTTGGTACGAACATTCGCCTGTACTCTTGCGGGAACCTATTGAAGTAAGACTAGCATAGCTGGTTTATAGTTTAATTAGGATTCAGTTTTGATGTATTTTAAAGTCTTAAACCCGAGAACGATCAAAGCCCTTCAGAGGATGCATCCCATTGCAATCTCTAATATCGCCGTGCCATAACAATGTCCTCTTCTCACAAAAAGAAGACTGCAGATCTGGGGGCAACTTCTATCTCTGCAATAAGTCAGAATATGCTAGGAAGCTCAGCAGAATGccaatcaatatcacttccctGTGACTACAGTAATTATCATCACCATCCACAGGAATAATACCATGTGGTTTGAGCTCTGCAGAAGGTCAAGAGCAGATTGGTGGCACATGATGTTTCCATGGTAGCAGTTTGTGTGACCTGCGCTACACCTCGTGCCCAGGCATTTAGGCCTTTCTATTTATATTGGAAGTCATTAGACTCACCAGTGTGGAGTCTTTAAtcataaaattacaaaaaaggtGACAAGATTAGCTGAGGCGGGTTCACTGTCGTAGGCGACTGTGACTGAGCAATTACCATAAAGATCTGATGATGGGCTGAAATGCCTGGGATTAGACACCTGTGTGACAGTCACTCTAAACTCCTAAATAAGGTTGTTGGTGCAGTTTTCTGACTGCGGAAACACTGATGTTTATCAGGCCATAAATCACCACTTAATTCATGGTGAAGTTAAACTGTATCTAATGGCACTGGGACACAGCTTAGCAGAGGTAATTAAAACTAAAAGCGAGGAGTGGAAGTAGGCTGCACAACTCACTGTATCATTTTCCTTTAATAAACGCACCATGGCATGTTAGATCCTCCTAGGATTATGGTACATTTAAACTGCACAAGAACTCCAGGGATCTCAGTGTGTCCAGTTAGGAAGTGCACAGTGTTGTGAACCAATTTCAGCAGCTTTGGTGAAAATGAATCTGACAGCTGGTGCACTGGACAGGCAACAACACAACCCCCAGAAGGGTAATGGTGTTACAGGAAGAGACCATTTCTCCCTCCTTATTCCTCCTGATTCATCTTTTTCTAGTTCTGCTTATTGCTAGTGTCCTTGTTAGTGTTGGTAGTCCTGTTTTAGACTGTTTAAAAAGTAGGACATTTTCAATGAatcaacaaaaatatttttatatttacaggaCAGTCTAGGCAATGAGCAACCAGaggctttcttcttcttctttttgtaattttacaaaTTTCTTTCATACaatttaagcccaaagagtCATGCTGATAGAGTAGATCAGCTTTATCAGTTGAAAAACTGAGAAACTGAGTTGAAACTGCACTTCTTTTTCGTATATTAAGATATCTCCGGGATTATATGTGTACTTAACCTCAtgtacactgacagaaaggggagtttCTGGCACACTTCAGATCAAACTGCGCTGTGTAGGTGGCTCACGCCACGATACAAAATGAGTTTGACGTCCCTGAGTTTCTGAGCTGCAGTACCACTCCTGCCGCAGGAGGTGTCAGTAGTGAGCAAAGCAGTGCGGATGTACCGTCAGCTAAAAGTGAAGACAAAGAAGAGTAAACACCAACAGTGCAGCGCTTGCAAAGGTACCAAGGTGcaaatttctattttattttctcaccCTGTCATAATTTGAAGGTATAAAGTCGTTCATTACTTTATAACAACATAACCTTGCAGCTAGCGGCTAATGTTAGCAGCTAGCTTCAGCTGCGTAATCAGAAGCAGCGTAGTTGAGCTTAGCTGTCATGAGTtggtgtgtgggggtgtggagCTCTGCCTAGCAGGCTCGATGCTCCGTGTTGTTTTATATTCTATGTTACAGGATCGATAATTTGCTATTTTTAGTCTTGCTTCTATTACACGATCTTCGTCTGTGCTTCTTGCGGCTTTTACATTGCCTCTTTTCCCTGCAGATTATTTTCTGacccaaataaaataaaaaacagcgcAGCAGCAGTAACAAGGCTCTGAAAATGGACACAAGAGCCTTGAAGAATCCCTACCCCGACTATGATGGGAGCCTCGCATCCACACAGGCGTTTTTTGACTTTCAGGGAAAGGTAATGCATTAAAAAGAAGTGTGCGAGCATGTCTTTCATGTCCACCATgatatttacagtttttgttttgtatttttttaaacccttaGCTCACACCAGAGTTTGCCCAGCGGCTGAGCAGCAAGATCAGCGAGCTGTTAGGTGTCATGGAGAATGGGCTTAGGTCTGCTGATCCCAGAGACTGCACTGCTTACACTGGCTGGGCAGGTGATGATAGCATTACACAGCTGGGATAAATAAGTCAAGTAGCAGGGAAATGCACGTAACTGTGCACATGCTGTGAGACTGTTCTGCCGTTTACCTGTATGCAGCTTTACTTCAGTGagaccttcttttttttatgtggaCTACTAATGAACATGAATTATTGTGTAATTATGTCTTCCAACAGACTGATACCTTCTTCTAAacgtaattaattaattaattaataatacaTATGAGCGAGTGCCGTGGTGCCATTTAGCATAACCTTTAACCTCCACTAACTTAactccactaactgcatgtctttggactgtgggcaGTCTTGTCTTTTGACCACGCATACACAGAGAGAACatccaaactccacacagaaagtctccggccagatggtggattcaaaccctgGACCTTCTTGCTAAGCCAACATTAAGCCAGCTAATGTTAGGCTTGAGTGTCCTAAAAATCATACTTTGTCTCCAATCAACAGTAGTTTTATAAGAGTTGTTTAAGTGTCCAGGTACAACAATGTTAGAGCTGCTTCAAAGAACATTTTGGTAAGGCTTGCTAACAGCAGCTAGcagaggctaacagcagcaaaaacagcagTGCTTGGAAAAGTTCAGGATATCCTCAACAACTCACCTCAGTATCACTGTCATTAGACAGAAGGGGGCTTAATGGACTCATGGACTCATATTAGACTTTTACAGCCTCTCAGAGTAAATAAAGGTGGACACTTGTTCTTCGTCTTGAATAgcattgacagctgaggtaaacagtacAAATACATTCAGTACAAATAAATGGCAGCCAGAGTTGTTTGTCCTAAAGCAGCGATGGTAGCTAGGATTATGCAATTGAAATGGGAGGGCtaagaaaacaaaactcagTTGACTGAAATCTACTAGCATCTAATTGCAAGATACAGTATACctttaaattaagaaaaaattTTGGGGCGCTTTCCAAACTTTCAATATTGTGTCTTAAAAGGCATCGCCCTGCTCTATCTGCACCTCCATGATGTGTTCAGGGAGCCCTCGTTCCTTCACAAAGCTCTCGAGCATGTCACCCAGAGCCTCAAGTGCCTGACCCGGCGCCATGACGTCACCTTCCTGTGTGGGGATGCAGGGCCGCTGGCCGTGGCTGCTGTCGTCTTCTATCGCCTTCAGAGAGTGCAAGAGAGCGACGAGTGCATCAACAGGTCAGCCTCATATAAGTCGGTATAAGTAATGAATTTAGGTGTACATTAAAGTGTACTACGTAACCACCACTGTGTCTGCAGCAGTTTTCTCCTTTCTTGGGAGGTTTCTCTTTAGGAAAATGTGTTTTGATGCCAGATTTCTTCTCCTGTTTGACAGGCGATAGTTTTCCTGGCCCAAAAAATGTCAAATGCACTaaagaaaatactgaaaaaggcTTTTTATTTTATGGATTTGCTGTGTAACGTCACTCCACTGTTACTGAAACGCTCTTTAGCACTCACATTTGCAGCATTGTTTCCCTGCAAAACCTCACCTCCTGTGAAAGACTTCTCCTTGAGAGTCTTCTGTTACAGGTTAGAGGCACGTCTGCCTCTGTGGGGATCTCCTCCATGATGTTGTGAAACACATAGAGCACCAGTCTGAGCCTGTGAGCtgcaaaaagaaacattttgtccCTGTTAATAATTTagaccccccccaccccccctccGTAGCCATTAAAATATGCAGTTTGTATAGCCTACATCATTGTGTTGCGTGCCAGCATGTTTTCTTCAATACAactgcacttagtattattgagGCTATTACAGCTTTATTAAGTATCTGCAGTATGAATCAAATGCACTCGAATGGAGCCGATTGGACCAGTTTAATTTCCAGCTTAATGGTCCGGATCTAGTTCATTTAACTGCCGGAGCAGGAATCGCATTTATGATATAATTAATTGTACGCGCTTATAGGTCGTCATAAATAGAAGGTCTATTTTAAGATGTGGTTCAGTGGTGCAAAAAATCTGTCACAAACTTCCTGTGCCTCTCCACCAGGCTGATGCAGTACCACCAGACGGTGGTGAAGGGTTCGGGCGGGCTGCCAGACGAGCTGCTGTATGGGCGGGTGGGCTACCTCTACTCACTGGTCTTCATCAACCAGCAGCTTGGAAAAGACAGGATTCCAGATGGATACATCCAACAGGTGATTCAGAAACAGTGCGCTCAGTCcaaagttttttattttgttgtattttctttGTGAGAGCGACAGTTGCCATAGAAACCTCTAGGTTTAAACCATTTTCTCTCATTTATCTCCACTAATTTATATTTTTGCTTCTTTCCGCAGATCACCCAGGCTGTGCTGGAATCGGGTGAGCACCTCAGTAGGAAGTTCCGGGTCCAGAACCAGAGCCCCCTGATGTACGAGTGGTACCAGGAGCAGTATGTGGGGGCCGCCCACGGCCTGGCTGGCATCTACTACTTCCTCATGCAGGTGGAACAGGATCCTGGTTTTAGATGCAAGTGGAGTAGTCTTGTGCTTGTGCAGGCCGTATGGGAAATAATTTTCTGTGGTTTTGCAGTAATTCGGTGTATGCACTTTCATTCGAAGGGATCTATGGCTGCACCAAGAACTCTGAAAGCTGAAGTTATTAAATTTTCAGTTCTAAGAATCAAAGAAAACATACAAATCCCTCTCCTCGTTTAAGAAGCCAAGCCTGCAAATATTTGTTATGCCATCTAAAAAGTTAATTATGCTAGCTCCAAAGTTAACTTTCTAATAAGTGCTCTTGTGCAGAAGCTAATCTGTCTGTTTCCAGGGTACCTCGCGCTCTACCAAAGTTGCCACCTGtcacctttttttccctccgCTGAACTTGATCTTACCCCTCCTTCACAGCCTGGCTTTGTGTTCTCGGAGGAGCTCGTGCACAGGCTGGTGAAACCCAGCGTCGACCACGTCTGCCGTCTTAAGTTCCCCTCGGGAAACTACCCTCCCTGCATGGGGGACGATCGAGACCTGCTGGTGCACTGGTGCCACGGATCTCCGGGGGTCGTGTACATGCTCCTGCAGGCCTACAAGGTAAAGACTGAGAGCTTGAAAATTTGATTACTCATTTGCAGAAAGAAACAGTGAGTCTGTTCAGTCTGTTTGTGTACCAGGTCCTACATGAAACTGCATTTAGTTAGTCTGTTCACCGGAACAGTGTTAAGCAGAAAAGTCAGCAGTTGGCTAAAAGTAATGCATAAAAGTGCAGTTGTATGGATGTTGTTAgggttcaaatattgaggagGGATACAGGAGGAATTCCAAAATAACAACACTGATCCAGCCGGGtggagtcaaacgatgattttactGAACACGCGTGGAGACATGAACACTGTTACACAATCAGCATCGATCTCTCTCGAACAATACACAATCAGTTGTTTTTATCAGGGAAATTTATAACGCCCCCTCATGCGTTAAGCAGATACAATATAtgcatacgtcaaatcaaaaccacaatgacttttaacacagtttgcaAAACAACATCGCCTTGTCTCCATCCCAGGTGTCTTCCTGTCGCTGCCGGACGCTCGCTTATCGTCTGGAACATCAGGCACACATGCAACAAACTGTTCTTTTGCAGGCACAATTTTGCAGTTGCAAGCTTTTACAAAATATTATTTGAACCTTCACCTACCCCTGAGTCTAACtgctgtgtaagtgtgtgtatgtgtacgtgtgtgtgtgtgcgtgtgtgtgcgtgtgtggctcGACCTCACACGAACTTTGTCTTATGAGAAGAGAGGCCAATTCTCATGTGCATAATAACCTAACTGAAACTATATTTGTAAtatgttgaataaatgttttaatcaagaacttctactaaaagcttaatCAAAAGATATAAATGTATAAAAGACAATAATGAATAACCTGGTTATTCAAATAGCATCCTCCCAACAGCTCCTCAAAGTAACTTACACTTAGACTCTGCTTTAGTTCCACTTTCACAAGCACACTCTGCAAAAGCCTGCGCTTCCTGTCTACTttggcacagagtgtactcagagtTAGGCCTTTCTTTTATAACCCAACAGAATCAGCACATACACATTTAAGATTATAACAagcattcaaaagcatttaagatTATTGATTTaactcaacagtttaaagtggttatagctgcacctgtaataaaggctaattgggtaccaatatgtttaaacatctgaatacaatatcaatattaattattaatgcaatggtaatgatgatgattattaacaaTAGCAGCAAAATATTTCTCTAATCCCCACAATGTGTTAGCTGTAAGTATGAATTTAAAGATTAAACtgcattaatatttttgttaaCTGTCCATAAAGTTAAATAGTTAAAATGCataactgtgcaaaagttttgagccATCTTTCAGCTCATTATATTTTGCTCCTTGTCGGCACCTATTTCCAGATTTCCTAGCAACATATAatgaaatgaggggtggctcaagacttttgcacagtactttaGCTAGGTGAACTGGTGGATAAGCAGTTCACCtgtcatactgtcattatattaatgctgctatcctgtatatattgtacatactattgtttgagtacttacgattgtttttttgtactttttatattttacatttatatttattattgaaacttgcaccaagggagtggcactccaatttcgttgtactctgtacaatgacaataaaggctattctattctattctattctattctattctattctattcaaacCAGTCACTAAACATTGTGGGCAGCTGTTAACTGGAA
The window above is part of the Maylandia zebra isolate NMK-2024a linkage group LG23, Mzebra_GT3a, whole genome shotgun sequence genome. Proteins encoded here:
- the lancl1 gene encoding glutathione S-transferase LANCL1 translates to MDTRALKNPYPDYDGSLASTQAFFDFQGKLTPEFAQRLSSKISELLGVMENGLRSADPRDCTAYTGWAGIALLYLHLHDVFREPSFLHKALEHVTQSLKCLTRRHDVTFLCGDAGPLAVAAVVFYRLQRVQESDECINRLMQYHQTVVKGSGGLPDELLYGRVGYLYSLVFINQQLGKDRIPDGYIQQITQAVLESGEHLSRKFRVQNQSPLMYEWYQEQYVGAAHGLAGIYYFLMQPGFVFSEELVHRLVKPSVDHVCRLKFPSGNYPPCMGDDRDLLVHWCHGSPGVVYMLLQAYKAFRVPQYLGDALQCGEVVWWYGLLKKGYGLCHGAAGNAYTFLALYRHTQDPKHLYRACMFADWCMNYGKHGCRTPDTPFSLFEGMAGTIYFLADLLHPMSARFPAFEV